The window TCTTCCTTGTATAGAAAAACACCCTCAAATCATGGAACCCTAATTCCAGATCTTTTCTACAAGGAAAGATCCCTACATTCAAGGGATCTTAGTTTGCTATTCAACACTATATAAGCATTAGACCTCCTTTTCTCCCAGGTACGTAGAAAATCCCTAGCTCTCTCACTATAGAGTTCTTGGAGATTTCTCATtcactaacttaaccttcgaaGGGTCTTTGGCCGGCACCCCACTAGTGCTCTCTGTTTGGTTCTTGGTTCTTGTTCTTCAGGTACCCATTGGATCAATCAAGGACATCAGCTCACTGAcaatttttgtgcatcatcaaaCAGTATTGTAAAGGGTGATCTTTATCAACTAATTCTTCTAGCACACATATTGACCCATCATTGAATGCAAACAACTCGAGTGAATATCTAATCTCATTTTCAGTACTCAATGTAACTTGTTGGATGCAAGCTTGTATCCTGTAATTGCTCCATACCTTGTTCAAGTGAAACATGcatcaatcaattataatagaatatattataataacatACTATTTCCAAAGGTGCAATCTGAAATTATTAATCAATAAGTCTAaggacacaatatttttcacaactattgtCATAATATATTATGAATTATAGATAATAAAAGGGGAATTCAATGATGAACCTAGTCAAAAGTAATGTTTGCTTCAATCAGATACAAGTAATGTCAACAGTTGTGCATAATATTGTATATGGGACATTACTAAGGCTCAGTAACCAAAGTTGTTACCAGCTCTGGAAATTAAGACTTAAATTGATCGCAACactaagagaaaaaaaaacagtttcatGACAAAATAGAATCATAATTACTTTCACTAGTTTCCTAACATGTTTTACATGTTATAAGCTTATACAAGTAGAATTCTTTTATAACATTTCCCACTATATTTACCAATATTTTCTCagattcttaaatatttttagacagTATAGGTATAAGAAAGAGGAatgttcataggagttctgcaaTGACAACCATTAATTATAAGTAACCCACCTCGAGTGCATCAGCTGCTAAGAATATAAAGGTTGAAGGGGAGGGATCAAAACCAATCCATTCACCATTCTTAGTTTTTATCTCAAGGCCCTTTATACGATTTTGATGAAGTATGAAAGTGAAGTGTTTGTCCGTGTGGTTTTTAAGGCCTGTGTTGGTCCCTGTCTTTTGGGGttcattataatttagaaatgcGACAGTATGAGTAGTTGATTccatgtgagagttatagtatTTCTCTGCACCATAGTTTTCAAATACCAATCTCATCACCATTTTATCTAATTCTTCCATCTGCTTCACATATGAATCTGCAATCTCACTAAACCAAGAGACAAATCACAAAAACTAGTGTTACATGATGAAAACCATGAACATGTATTGTTTAAAGGAGAATGCTGAAATTActatacaaattttactacaagaAACTTATAAACTGACATGACAATAGATGTGAGATGTCTGTTCAAAATcgtaataaatatatattagaacTACCTTTTTCTGTGATTGGTGACATATATTTGCAAAGCACACAGTAAAATTTTAGTATCCTTAGCATCactcttatttaaaaaatcaagtaatgTAAGAAACAACAAATTTCACCATTTTTTCACAACTCTTTAAGGTGACAAATTATAATtggtataaaattattttcacatgaGTCCACCATTGGTACCATTTTCATTACCAACATAGTAATTAATTATGAAAggattatataatttattgtgttaatagaccttttttaaaaaaaatactaaatatttttaacacacacatatGGACATAtggggagaggggagaaggttttaaaaaaaattgacaatggtatatatctaaaaagacctaactcttggatacacagcacaggttttaaacctctttaactcacactcattttccaatgtgagATTAAGTCACTATTTTTTCatttgagaatactaagtatttttaacacacacacgggAAGAggggagaaaattttaaagaaattgacaGTGATATTATCCAATAGACTTATTGTTAAAAACGGAAAAAACAGTACTTATTCATATCAAAGATAAAGTTTTTATAGACTACTATGTTTTGTCAACGATATAAGAGTATTTCAAGCATTATAAATCATACAAATAGCTAAATGTATGTGTTTCTAATAGAGATGTCCACAGATTTCAAATCCCTCTTCTTCAATCACCAAACGTTCGTGGAGAGCACTAGAGGCATAGCCATGGAAAGGCTTTTCATAAgtgattttctttttggtttctgTGGGAAAATCAAACAACTCACCCACTGCATCAAAGATtttattgtaaagttgtaaagAAACTTTATGGCCAAGTTCTACTACAAAACAACCATACTCTTTAAGTGCATGGCAAACTTGTTTGCGCATTGAGAACCATGAACCTGTACCAGGCTTCAAGTCCTCACTAGAAAAATCAAGAACTGGAATCTTGGCCCGTGTTTGGATAGCCATGGTTAATGGTTTCTTTTCCTGTCCACCTAGGAATTAAGTTAATTTGAGCTCGTCTCAAAACAATAAAGGCAAAGCTGTGGAATTGATGCATTGATATGGCAGGTTAATTTATAGATATAAGTCAAAGTAGTGTAGTGTCTAGAAAAGGACAAATAGGGAAGATGTGATATTATATAGAagtatgattttttgtttgcatgttgatgtttttatatatataaaataaatttttattttttgatttttagccaaaagataGTCAAGGAATGCATATTATAAATTAACAACAACAGAGTCAAGTTTGTAGGCTATCTTGCTAGTGTTTTGGATAGATTAGGCGGTTGCTTGCGAAGGATTACTGCTTCAGTGCTTTGCTCTCTTGTCTCCAACTTTAaacctttttattatattaaaaaaatttaatgaatgcCTAAGGTcattaatttatgaatttttttttttttttgagaaacaatttatgaactattttaagaaaacttttataagaaaacttttatgagaaaagaaattttttttttttttataattttttatattttttatgaaagtagTATCAAGACTTTGCAAAAATAGCCAATTAACAAATGTACTAAAGACAACTATcgaaaccaaaaaagaaaatctaaaatggTAGTATCACCACTCAAATAAAAGATTTGCCATTTAATATATAGGGATAATTATAATAAACCCACCATTATATGGCCTGTTTTTACTTTGCctggtttaaaactttacactttgcccactTGAGATTAGTTCCGTTAGCCTTCTGTAACCCACCTTTCCGTTTGCTgttagaaaaacatatttttaggcaaaaacaaatataacaagaatCAAAAAGTGAGGGTTTTAAATTAAGAATTGGGCAACCAAATTTACTGTTTACTGTCATTATGTAACACACCAAGCATACAGCATGTTTTGGGACTCCCATCTTTTCTCCGTTTGGATATTTGAATCATGCTTCTTTTCACAAGTTTTTCCAGGTATATTTCCACTGTATCCTCAGGAGTCATCCCAGGGGTTTGCTTCACAAATCCCTCTACAAGCCATAAACACAGCAACTTTCTCACAAGAATATCATAATCTTTTGGGAAAAGTTGTAAATAGAGGAAGCAAGGCCTCAAGTGGAAGGGTAGATCATTGTAACTCAGGGCCAAAACATTTGAGAATTGGACTTGCTTGCTGTCTGGTAAGCGTAccttttttaagaataattccCAAGTGTCTTCGTCATTTAGCGGGTTGAGTTGATGAGGCTCTCCTCTTGTATTTGCTCTTAAAGCAACGCGATAATTGCTAAGTCAGCATGACTCTGCTACCATTTTTTGTGTCTGGAAAGGCATCAAGAAGTTTTTTCCATACATCAGGTGTCTGCAAATCGTCCAACACAACCAAGTACCGTTTCTCCTTCAAAATCATATGGATCTTCTGTGTCAATTCCTCTTTCGTAGATTTCTTATCAACAATTGAACTTACAATCTGTTCCAATGTGCTCACCAGCACATCTGTAAGGTTCCCAAAGGTAAGAACCCATGCGCAACAATCAAAATGACTTTTAACCTCAGGACTGTTATAAATTGCCTTTGCAAAGGTAGTCTTGCCAGAGCCATGCTTGCCTACAACTGAAATGACTCGAAAATCAAAACGACTTTTAACCTCATTGTTTTGCTGATTCAATGTTAGCCCTTCATCTTGATGGCTTGACCTTGATCTGTACAAAGTTAATTGCCGAATCCTGAGAGGCTCGCCTTGTGTAAATTTGGTTGcccaatttttaatttaaaaccctagtttttttattcttgttatatttgtttttgcctaaaaatgtgtttttctaatggcaaatggagaggtgggttacggaagaCTAACGGAACCTAACGGAACTAACTTCAGGTAGGCAAAGcgtaaagttttaaaccacgggtaggcaaagagAAAACAGGTCAGAtcacaggtgggtttactgtaattatcccatatatatatatatatatatatataaaaggactAATTAAGTATTAGAACATCGGTGGCCATATCACACCGCCAGTATACTTTAGCTTCctcttgaatcttgattttCTAGGATTACAGTTTTGAGTCATTTGTGCAATAAATTGTATCATGTGTTACATTGGATGCAACTTTTTGCTggaagtttatttgtttatttattgacagttcattaaaatatatttatatgttgtACCTAAATAATAAGGCTTTAAAATGTTATTCTATAAACAagctaaaaaaacaaagagaaaaataaaatttggcaaACATATTCCACTTATATAATCTCTTAGAAACCgtatattctttttttcctttttttttaggaataccATATATATTTAGCACTGGTTTTTGGTATAtctgtatgatttttttatttcattgttaTTATGATTTTGTGCAGCATGTGGTAAAGTTAATTTCAATCCTTTGATTATTATCTGAAAGGTATTATGTTTTAGAAGAGGACTGTGAGGAATTTTGGAAAAACCAAAAACCTATATAATAAAGTAAGCTA of the Quercus robur chromosome 10, dhQueRobu3.1, whole genome shotgun sequence genome contains:
- the LOC126703765 gene encoding 2-oxoglutarate-dependent dioxygenase AOP3-like, which produces MAIQTRAKIPVLDFSSEDLKPGTGSWFSMRKQVCHALKEYGCFVVELGHKVSLQLYNKIFDAVGELFDFPTETKKKITYEKPFHGYASSALHERLVIEEEGFEICGVSWFSEIADSYVKQMEELDKMVMRLVFENYGAEKYYNSHMESTTHTVAFLNYNEPQKTGTNTGLKNHTDKHFTFILHQNRIKGLEIKTKNGEWIGFDPSPSTFIFLAADALEVWSNYRIQACIQQVTLSTENEIRYSLELFAFNDGSICVLEELNFDEDHPLQYRPLNILEYFKV